In a single window of the Papaver somniferum cultivar HN1 chromosome 8, ASM357369v1, whole genome shotgun sequence genome:
- the LOC113301472 gene encoding uncharacterized protein LOC113301472, whose product MESTSTTMGKNLGMRFKRIAEAFNQGAKARMCAESSGSEHSAVGDNNTSPDDLSDLVDLFLERGYDDNEIEFQEHEKKVVKVKEKKKGSDDDDLDEFMDDSETKDMLKDLLLGSQDGDSQVRRKIRDETELAFKDTRMSSSEDGFRRRLMTRLRQRGFDAGLCKSRWEKTGRFPAGTFEYVDVIVSGNRYIVEVHLVGEFTIARPTNRYITLLEAFPQIFVGKPDKLKQVVRIMCEGSKQSLEKNDMHIPPWRRNGYMQAKWLSMYKRTINSVADMVVSGSGTGRRSVGFGTIPAPVKVYYCRDELERRRDVVGTGKKVGQLLI is encoded by the exons ATGgaatcaacatcaacaacaatggGGAAAAATCTAGGAATGAGATTTAAGAGAATAGCAGAAGCGTTTAATCAAGGAGCTAAGGCAAGAATGTGTGCAGAGAGTAGTGGAAGTGAACATTCAGCAGTAGGGGATAATAATACTTCACCTGATGATCTTTCTGACTTGGTTGATTTGTTTCTTGAGCGAGGATATGATGATAATGAAATTGAGTTTCAAGAACATGAAAAAAAGGTAGTTAAAgttaaagagaagaagaaaggatctgatgatgatgatttggaTGAGTTTATGGATGATTCTGAAACTAAAGATATGTTAAAAGACCTGTTATTAGGATCCCAAGATGGGGATTCTCAAGTTCGAAGAAAAATTCGCGATGAAACGGAATTAGCTTTTAAAGATACCAGAATGAGCTCTTCAGAAGATGGATTTAGAAGACGATTAATGACTAGATTACGTCAAAGAGGTTTTGATGCAG GTCTTTGCAAATCAAGATGGGAAAAAACGGGTCGGTTTCCAGCAGGAACGTTCGAGTATGTAGATGTGATTGTCTCAGGAAACCGTTACATTGTTGAAGTACATCTTGTTGGAGAATTCACCATTGCTAGACCAACAAATCGTTACATTACTTTGCTCGAAGCGTTTCCTCAAATTTTTGTTGGGAAACCGGATAAACTAAAACAAGTAGTGAGAATAATGTGCGAGGGTAGTAAACAATCGTTAGAGAAAAATGATATGCACATTCCACCGTGGAGAAGAAATGGGTATATGCAAGCGAAATGGCTTAGCATGTACAAGAGAACGATCAATTCCGTTGCGGATATGGTTGTGTCAGGTTCGGGAACTGGCAGACGGTCGGTCGGATTTGGCACAATTCCAGCACCTGTGAAGGTCTATTATTGTAGAGATGAGTTAGAGCGGAGAAGAGATGTGGTGGGAACGGGTAAAAAAGTAGGCCAATTATTAATTTGA
- the LOC113304004 gene encoding transcription factor bHLH18-like translates to MENSSIQCLSDMGMEDLIFNNQYSYMNTIDEFSAQQIAAAFGENFTRQYFSSNQSFSTYPAFMETHQRSVKQLKTTDSWTSCRRTAADHNNQHISAPPESFSLSNLISFDKNGQTSPTIPHQASQVCENIGGPVNPKEEAVVLPAGNKSTMDPSDVSYMNVNSASEQQGKKKTSTAATEDNEKSCANKDHVMAERKRREKLNQRFIALSAVVPGLKKMDKASVLGDAIKYIKQLQEKVKLLEEQTTKKTLESVIFMKKTQIFADDIDSSSSSENSVAGSTYGEPLPEIEASASHKTVLIRIHCQKRNGVFVKILSQIEKLHLSIISSNAIPFDNSSLAITLTAQMNAEHCITVTDLVKSLRSVV, encoded by the exons ATGGAGAACTCGTCCATTCAGTGCTTATCAGACATg GGAATGGAGGATCTAATATTTAACAACCAATATTCATACATGAACACCATAGATGAATTCAGTGCACAACAAATAGCAGCTGCATTTGGAGAAAATTTCACTAGACAATATTTTTCCTCTAACCAGAGCTTTTCAACTTATCCAGCatttatggaaactcaccagAGATCTGTAAAGCAACTCAAAACTACTGATAGCTGGACTTCATGTAGGAGAACTGCCGCCGATCACAATAATCAGCACATATCGGCTCCTCCCGAGTCTTTTTCTCTATCCAACTTGATTTCTTTCGATAAGAATGGTCAGACCTCGCCAACAATTCCTCATCAGGCGTCCCAGGTCTGTGAAAATATAGGTGGTCCTGTCAACCCTAAAGAAGAGGCGGTAGTTCTTCCAGCTGGAAACAAAAGCACGATGGACCCATCTGATGTTTCTTACATGAACGTGAACTCTGCATCCGAACAGCAAGGGAAAAAGAAGACTAGTACTGCTGCTACGGAAGATAATGAAAAGTCTTGTGCTAATAAAGATCATGTAATGGCGGAGAGGAAGAGAAGAGAGAAGCTTAACCAGAGGTTTATAGCTTTGTCTGCTGTAGTTCCAGGCTTAAAAAAG ATGGACAAGGCTTCAGTTCTTGGGGATGCTATAAAGTACATAAAACAGCTTCAAGAAAAAGTGAAACTACTCGAGGAGCAAACTACAAAGAAAACATTAGAATCAGTAATCTTTATGAAGAAAACTCaaatttttgctgatgatattgaCTCATCTTCCTCGAGTGAAAATTCCGTCGCTGGATCCACATATGGTGAACCATTACCTGAGATTGAAGCAAGTGCTTCGCACAAGACTGTTTTGATAAGAATTCACTGTCAAAAAAGAAACGGAGTGTTTGTTAAAATACTTTCACAGATTGAGAAACTTCATCTCTCTATTATCAGTTCAAATGCCATACCATTTGATAATTCATCTCTTGCTATAACCTTAACGGCACAG ATGAATGCTGAACATTGTATAACAGTGACGGATCTTGTTAAGAGTCTGCGTTCAGTTGTTTAA